A single region of the Melospiza melodia melodia isolate bMelMel2 chromosome 7 unlocalized genomic scaffold, bMelMel2.pri SUPER_7_unloc_1, whole genome shotgun sequence genome encodes:
- the LOC134432791 gene encoding uncharacterized protein LOC134432791 isoform X1: protein MEPQEVSPPQLQVLVAVVATLGKLLATMTGPHSDKSPNSLHEDLKNFTRSLRAILNHGNVTSLSHPGVASVGRALATLGATPGTTWANGRAVAKAWRELVARLVDRWDWLSREATKLRDNHRKVIANQQLMMALDKEEVAREMATYDAQVAAATNEGMGEAMVATRRGRWAVVALGLLQRLVATCDRATLFYWNMEWRLRDIEAILKGTNEVSPDVLQALVAKVAKFEWLWEASTRLAKDHLLGTLGVIDNILLSPYGGWGGPGGPGSCAVAKQCQKAIEDIPRLLQESFTWEH, encoded by the exons ATGGAGCCCCAAGAG GTGTCCCCTCCACAGCTTCAGGtgctggtggccgtggtggccaccctgggcaagctgctggccaccatgACTGGGCCACACAGCGACAAGTCCCCAAACTCCTTACATGAGGACCTGAAGAACTTCACCCGGAGCCTTCGTGCAATCCTGAACCACGGCAATGTCACCTCCCTGAGCCACCCTGGTGTCGCCTCCGTGGGCCGGGCCCTGGCCACCCTTGGGGCCACCCCTGGGACCACCTGGGCCAATGGGAGAGCCGTGGCCAAGGCCTGGCGGGAGTTGGTGGCCAGGCTCGTGGACCGCTGGGACTGGCTGTCCAGGGAGGCCACCAAGCTCCGTGACAACCACAGGAAGGTAATCGCGAACCAGCAGCTGATGATGGCCCTGGACAAGGAGGAAGTGGCCAGGGAAATGGCCACATACGATGCCCAGGTGGCGGCAGCCACCAATGAGGGAATGGGAGAGGCTATGGTAGCCACCAGGAGGGGACGTTGGGCagtggtggccctggggctgctgcagcgcTTGGTGGCCACATGTGACAGAGCCACCTTGTTTTACTGGAACATGGAGTGGCGGCTCAGGGACATCGAGGCCATCCTGAAGGGGACAAACGaggtgtcccctgatgtcctccAGGCCTTGGTAGCCAAAGTGGCTAAGTTTgagtggctgtgggaggccagcacccgcctggccaaggatcacctgcttGGGACACTTGGGGTCATCGACAACATCCTCTTGAGTCCCTATGGTGGCTggggtggccctggtggccctggcagctgtgcagtggccaagcagtgccaaaaagccatcgaggacatcccgaggctgctgcaggaaagtTTCACATGGGAGCACTGA
- the LOC134432791 gene encoding uncharacterized protein LOC134432791 isoform X2 codes for MTGPHSDKSPNSLHEDLKNFTRSLRAILNHGNVTSLSHPGVASVGRALATLGATPGTTWANGRAVAKAWRELVARLVDRWDWLSREATKLRDNHRKVIANQQLMMALDKEEVAREMATYDAQVAAATNEGMGEAMVATRRGRWAVVALGLLQRLVATCDRATLFYWNMEWRLRDIEAILKGTNEVSPDVLQALVAKVAKFEWLWEASTRLAKDHLLGTLGVIDNILLSPYGGWGGPGGPGSCAVAKQCQKAIEDIPRLLQESFTWEH; via the coding sequence atgACTGGGCCACACAGCGACAAGTCCCCAAACTCCTTACATGAGGACCTGAAGAACTTCACCCGGAGCCTTCGTGCAATCCTGAACCACGGCAATGTCACCTCCCTGAGCCACCCTGGTGTCGCCTCCGTGGGCCGGGCCCTGGCCACCCTTGGGGCCACCCCTGGGACCACCTGGGCCAATGGGAGAGCCGTGGCCAAGGCCTGGCGGGAGTTGGTGGCCAGGCTCGTGGACCGCTGGGACTGGCTGTCCAGGGAGGCCACCAAGCTCCGTGACAACCACAGGAAGGTAATCGCGAACCAGCAGCTGATGATGGCCCTGGACAAGGAGGAAGTGGCCAGGGAAATGGCCACATACGATGCCCAGGTGGCGGCAGCCACCAATGAGGGAATGGGAGAGGCTATGGTAGCCACCAGGAGGGGACGTTGGGCagtggtggccctggggctgctgcagcgcTTGGTGGCCACATGTGACAGAGCCACCTTGTTTTACTGGAACATGGAGTGGCGGCTCAGGGACATCGAGGCCATCCTGAAGGGGACAAACGaggtgtcccctgatgtcctccAGGCCTTGGTAGCCAAAGTGGCTAAGTTTgagtggctgtgggaggccagcacccgcctggccaaggatcacctgcttGGGACACTTGGGGTCATCGACAACATCCTCTTGAGTCCCTATGGTGGCTggggtggccctggtggccctggcagctgtgcagtggccaagcagtgccaaaaagccatcgaggacatcccgaggctgctgcaggaaagtTTCACATGGGAGCACTGA